A stretch of Gemmatimonas aurantiaca T-27 DNA encodes these proteins:
- a CDS encoding histidine phosphatase family protein, which translates to MIPDESVDQDESRPVHLILVRHAEASHADGRCIGHTDLPLSDRGRQSLATLVTADGPLADALRSPDGSPLDITVMSSDLLRARDTAAAIASAFALPLVIDARLREMNFGAWDGRNWHELEMTEGASLREWMAQWTQHAPPGGETVAALAARVDGVFDSIRGMPHDTVVVVSHAGWIRTALCTLRDIPFTKMFDIPVDHLSVTVVELQRPRGLGAMVG; encoded by the coding sequence ATGATCCCCGACGAATCGGTCGACCAGGATGAGTCGCGTCCAGTGCACCTCATCCTGGTGCGCCATGCCGAGGCATCACACGCCGACGGTCGCTGCATCGGGCATACCGATCTGCCACTGTCGGATCGTGGCCGTCAGTCACTCGCCACGCTGGTGACAGCAGACGGCCCGCTGGCCGATGCCCTGCGCAGTCCCGATGGCAGTCCACTCGATATCACCGTGATGAGCAGCGACCTGCTCCGCGCGCGTGACACGGCAGCGGCGATCGCATCGGCATTTGCACTCCCGCTGGTGATCGATGCACGTCTCCGGGAAATGAACTTTGGCGCGTGGGACGGGCGAAACTGGCACGAGCTCGAAATGACCGAAGGGGCTTCCCTGCGGGAATGGATGGCGCAGTGGACCCAGCACGCGCCGCCGGGAGGAGAAACCGTGGCCGCACTGGCCGCCCGCGTGGACGGTGTGTTCGATTCGATTCGGGGGATGCCGCACGACACGGTGGTCGTGGTGTCGCACGCCGGATGGATCCGCACGGCGTTGTGCACACTACGGGATATCCCGTTCACGAAAATGTTCGACATTCCGGTCGACCATCTCAGTGTGACCGTGGTCGAATTGCAGCGCCCGCGCGGATTGGGTGCGATGGTGGGCTGA
- the cobO gene encoding cob(I)yrinic acid a,c-diamide adenosyltransferase — translation MSTDRATRKGLLLVNTGNGKGKSTAALGILVRAAGYKFSIGMFQFIKSAETRYGEHIAAEELGIDIVPLGDGFTWLSDNIEADRALAEKGWQRVQAVIESEQFDILILDELTYCITYGWLDETMVLDVLRNRPPWMHVVVTGRNASPALIELADLVTEMHLVKHPYREKGIPAQPGIEL, via the coding sequence ATGAGCACCGATCGAGCCACACGAAAGGGACTGCTGCTCGTCAACACCGGCAACGGAAAGGGCAAGTCCACCGCCGCGCTGGGCATCCTGGTACGCGCCGCCGGATACAAGTTCTCCATCGGCATGTTCCAGTTCATCAAGAGCGCGGAAACGCGGTACGGGGAACACATCGCCGCCGAAGAACTGGGCATCGACATCGTGCCACTGGGCGACGGCTTCACCTGGCTGTCCGACAACATCGAAGCCGATCGGGCACTGGCAGAAAAGGGCTGGCAGCGTGTGCAGGCCGTGATCGAGTCGGAGCAGTTCGACATTCTCATCCTCGACGAACTCACCTACTGCATTACCTACGGCTGGCTGGATGAAACCATGGTGCTGGATGTGCTGCGCAACCGACCGCCCTGGATGCATGTAGTGGTCACGGGCCGCAACGCATCGCCGGCCCTGATCGAACTGGCCGATCTCGTCACGGAAATGCATCTCGTGAAGCACCCCTATCGTGAGAAGGGCATCCCCGCACAGCCCGGCATCGAACTGTGA
- a CDS encoding adenosylcobinamide-GDP ribazoletransferase produces the protein MNATSRWSLGTERRAVAAAFTFMTRIPAGRWIVHDLSDLPRSAAWFPLVGIVVGAIGAGVFLLGHQWWSPLVAALLSTAATVRLTGAFHEDALADSLDGFGGGWTAEQVLTIMKDSRVGSYALVGMILAVVLKCVLLADLGVARAPMALLAAHTLGRCASVWLIGVLPYVRAATPGERSSAGRPFVDGVHRGRVFTATVMTVITAVVCLGIAGLIAVAVALLLTAASGRYFRRRIGGITGDALGAVNQLVELGVYLMLAAAPVRGWLS, from the coding sequence GTGAATGCCACCAGCCGATGGTCATTAGGCACCGAACGGCGTGCCGTGGCGGCCGCATTCACCTTCATGACCCGCATTCCGGCCGGTCGGTGGATCGTGCACGACTTGTCGGATCTGCCGCGATCGGCCGCGTGGTTTCCGCTGGTGGGCATCGTCGTAGGTGCGATCGGTGCCGGCGTGTTCCTGTTGGGTCACCAGTGGTGGTCACCGCTGGTGGCCGCGCTGCTCTCCACGGCCGCCACCGTGCGGCTCACCGGAGCCTTTCACGAAGATGCACTGGCCGATTCCCTGGACGGATTCGGCGGCGGGTGGACGGCAGAGCAAGTGCTGACGATCATGAAGGACAGCCGGGTGGGATCGTACGCCCTCGTGGGCATGATCCTGGCCGTTGTTCTGAAGTGTGTCCTGCTGGCAGATCTTGGTGTGGCGCGCGCCCCGATGGCGCTGCTCGCTGCGCACACCCTTGGACGATGCGCCAGTGTCTGGCTCATTGGGGTATTGCCCTACGTCCGGGCGGCGACGCCGGGTGAGCGCTCCAGTGCGGGTCGCCCCTTCGTGGATGGCGTACACCGGGGGCGGGTTTTCACGGCCACGGTGATGACGGTGATCACGGCCGTGGTGTGCCTGGGTATCGCCGGATTGATCGCCGTCGCCGTTGCACTCTTGCTCACTGCGGCATCTGGACGCTATTTCCGCCGGCGGATCGGTGGCATCACGGGTGATGCCCTTGGTGCCGTGAATCAACTTGTGGAGCTAGGTGTCTATCTGATGCTCGCCGCTGCACCTGTGAGGGGTTGGCTTTCCTGA
- the cbiB gene encoding adenosylcobinamide-phosphate synthase CbiB translates to MIGTGAVRGAATAALLADLGFGEPPDQLHPTVWMGRWLGRIRASQKSRSMMPGHSSRQAFWHGAAGLAGGVALTTAIAGAVAAIIAQLGNASTAGASTLPSTLGRISVEGVLLKPALAVRSLLRAADVVRVALERHDLDQARHLLSWHLVSRNTDALSADEVAGAAIASLAENLSDSVVGPLMAYRLGGLPAAYAYRFVNTADAMLGYRTPELEWFGKSAARSDDVLNLLPARVSAPLLALAAPCAMASPWKALRCGIRDASRTPSPNGGWPMATMAGALGIRLEKRGLYVLNAEGRAPTAHDITRARRMVFAASLAAVMCVELSIPVSA, encoded by the coding sequence GTGATCGGCACCGGCGCCGTGCGAGGAGCGGCTACCGCAGCGCTTCTCGCAGACCTCGGCTTCGGCGAGCCACCGGACCAACTACACCCGACGGTGTGGATGGGCCGGTGGCTCGGCCGCATCCGGGCCTCACAAAAATCCCGATCCATGATGCCTGGCCACAGCTCGCGCCAGGCGTTCTGGCATGGGGCGGCAGGCCTCGCCGGCGGTGTCGCACTCACGACAGCAATCGCCGGCGCCGTAGCCGCGATCATCGCGCAACTCGGAAACGCCTCAACGGCCGGTGCCTCGACACTGCCCTCCACATTGGGACGCATTTCAGTGGAAGGTGTGCTGCTCAAGCCGGCACTGGCCGTGCGTTCGTTGCTGCGCGCGGCCGATGTCGTGCGAGTCGCACTCGAACGGCATGACCTTGATCAGGCCAGACACCTGTTGTCCTGGCATCTGGTTTCGCGCAACACCGACGCACTCTCCGCAGACGAGGTGGCCGGTGCGGCCATCGCGTCGTTGGCCGAGAACCTGAGCGACAGCGTGGTGGGCCCATTGATGGCGTACCGGTTGGGCGGTTTACCGGCGGCGTATGCCTATCGCTTTGTGAACACCGCCGACGCGATGCTGGGCTATCGCACGCCGGAGCTGGAGTGGTTTGGCAAATCTGCAGCGCGCTCGGACGACGTGTTGAACCTGCTCCCGGCACGGGTGAGCGCACCGCTGCTCGCACTGGCGGCGCCTTGTGCGATGGCTTCCCCCTGGAAGGCACTGCGTTGTGGTATCCGCGACGCATCCCGCACACCAAGCCCCAACGGGGGATGGCCGATGGCAACCATGGCCGGCGCCCTCGGCATACGACTCGAAAAGCGCGGACTGTATGTGTTGAACGCCGAAGGACGTGCTCCCACCGCCCACGACATCACGCGCGCCCGGCGCATGGTGTTCGCCGCATCGCTCGCCGCCGTGATGTGCGTGGAGCTTTCCATCCCTGTTTCGGCCTGA
- a CDS encoding pyridoxal phosphate-dependent aminotransferase yields the protein MPRARSHVLQVAATVHGGRAALHHDARHVIDFSVCLNAHGPAPVVRAAIRDCAVDEYPDPTSHDARAIAAARWHRPIDELILGAGSAELIQAVCFAYVEPGDGVLVMAPCFGEYARAAQLCGAQVQTALTTDDLVRRIADRPKLVFLASPSSPIGQQESLHTLQLIADACRAVDALLVLDQAYDGFTAAPHGTPALPGHSHVLHLRSLTKDHALANVRVALGVASPEVVRALEAVRIPWAASGAAQAAVIAALSDEAEAHARVTTELLRHEAVRMRTALQGIGFSVLASDTHYFLVECQNAAHARTWLIDHAALLVRDGTSFGLPTHVRVAARHTEDNDRLIEALARFRSTLSRSTHDAS from the coding sequence ATGCCTCGCGCTCGCTCGCACGTCCTGCAGGTTGCCGCTACGGTCCACGGTGGACGCGCCGCCTTGCACCACGACGCACGGCACGTGATCGATTTCAGCGTTTGCCTGAATGCGCATGGGCCTGCACCGGTGGTACGTGCCGCCATCCGCGATTGTGCCGTTGATGAGTATCCCGACCCCACTAGTCACGACGCCCGCGCCATCGCCGCCGCGCGGTGGCATCGCCCGATCGATGAGCTGATTCTGGGCGCCGGCTCCGCAGAGCTCATTCAGGCGGTCTGTTTCGCGTACGTGGAACCAGGAGATGGCGTTCTCGTGATGGCACCATGTTTCGGCGAGTATGCGCGAGCTGCGCAGTTGTGCGGAGCGCAGGTCCAGACGGCCCTGACCACCGACGATCTGGTGCGGCGCATTGCAGACCGCCCGAAGCTGGTCTTTCTCGCTTCCCCATCGAGTCCCATCGGACAGCAGGAATCTTTGCACACCCTGCAGCTCATCGCTGATGCCTGCAGAGCCGTCGACGCACTGCTGGTACTCGATCAGGCGTATGACGGATTTACCGCGGCACCACACGGCACACCCGCATTGCCGGGTCACTCGCATGTGCTGCACCTGCGTTCACTCACCAAAGACCACGCACTGGCCAATGTGCGGGTCGCTCTGGGCGTAGCATCTCCAGAGGTTGTTCGCGCGCTGGAAGCAGTGCGCATCCCGTGGGCCGCGTCCGGTGCGGCTCAAGCAGCGGTTATCGCAGCGCTTTCTGATGAAGCGGAAGCCCATGCACGGGTCACGACGGAGCTGCTGCGCCACGAAGCCGTTCGCATGAGAACGGCCCTTCAAGGAATCGGATTCTCCGTTCTCGCCAGCGACACACACTACTTCCTCGTTGAATGTCAGAACGCGGCGCACGCGCGCACGTGGCTGATCGACCATGCCGCGCTGCTCGTGCGGGATGGCACCTCCTTCGGTCTGCCGACGCATGTGCGCGTGGCCGCCCGACATACTGAAGACAACGATCGCCTCATCGAGGCGCTTGCCCGGTTTCGCTCCACTCTCTCCCGGTCGACCCATGACGCATCCTGA
- a CDS encoding cob(I)yrinic acid a,c-diamide adenosyltransferase: MTHPDLLPDDFEDDLEPRVELLDDELEPRVDPLAAPKTAVAANGRKVPTPKQKRPGAYRVPPRKDRHGLLIVNTGHGKGKTTAALGVMLRAYGRDMSTAMYQFVKRLGNTGEHRTARVLGIEAMALGGGCTGKRRKEDRDLTEDKNRAIAGWELCARHITEGTYDVLVLDELTLPLKWGWLDETEVIRTLQERPQGTHVVVTGRDASQAMIDAADLVTDMRVIKHPLRDQGIKAQGGIDV, translated from the coding sequence ATGACGCATCCTGACCTGCTGCCCGACGACTTCGAAGACGACCTCGAACCACGCGTAGAACTGCTCGACGACGAACTCGAACCGCGCGTCGATCCGCTCGCAGCGCCAAAGACCGCCGTGGCGGCCAACGGACGCAAGGTGCCAACGCCCAAACAGAAACGTCCGGGCGCCTATCGGGTCCCGCCGCGCAAGGACCGCCATGGTTTGCTCATCGTGAACACCGGACACGGCAAGGGAAAGACCACCGCGGCGCTCGGTGTCATGCTGCGCGCGTATGGCCGTGACATGAGCACCGCCATGTACCAGTTCGTGAAGCGTCTCGGCAACACCGGTGAACATCGCACCGCACGGGTGCTGGGTATCGAAGCCATGGCACTGGGCGGCGGCTGCACCGGCAAGCGCCGCAAGGAAGATCGGGACCTCACGGAAGACAAGAATCGCGCGATCGCCGGCTGGGAGCTGTGCGCCCGTCACATCACCGAAGGCACGTACGACGTGCTGGTGCTCGACGAGCTCACCCTGCCGCTCAAGTGGGGCTGGCTCGATGAAACGGAAGTGATCCGCACCCTGCAAGAACGCCCGCAGGGCACACACGTCGTCGTCACCGGCCGCGATGCTTCGCAGGCCATGATTGACGCAGCCGACCTGGTGACCGACATGCGTGTCATCAAACATCCGTTGCGAGACCAAGGCATCAAGGCTCAGGGAGGCATCGACGTATGA
- the cobT gene encoding nicotinate-nucleotide--dimethylbenzimidazole phosphoribosyltransferase, with the protein MTRILLVRHGETAHNASGQCQGRLDVPMSAQGEAQVQRLRSRLVASGALDALSVAYTSPLTRAVRTSELLLPDAIPPATVDDDLAELSYGRWQGTTPTDWPPGADAQWRTDPWSLEFPDGESLAAVRTRALRALGRIVHQHPGESVLVSAHGHLNRVLLLDALGMSPLDFWSLRQPNADAWWITCSVDDAQTLQFHAAVRAEPPVTETTAQRAIDGKTKPLGALGALEPCAIRLALLQQTLAPRIDHARICVFGADHGIAEEGVSAYPRAVTAEMMRNFARGGAAINVLARTNDTDVEVIDVGVDADLSALSSLRHAKVRHGSRNMLREAALSEDELAQALEVGASAVRRAVRAGMDVVGLGEMGIGNTTAAAALLSALTGRAPELTVGAGTGVHGEALTHKRDVVTRALALHGSRRAAQSARECLRRVGGLELAAMAGATLEASRHPVVLLVDGFISTVSVLAAAYMAEESAEGSSTLLRRVFLSHRSTEVGHVIAIEALAALSGRALRPLLELDMRLGEGSGAVLTVPLLRAAAAIMSDMATFAEAGVSAGEQAPSHEDSGR; encoded by the coding sequence ATGACCCGCATCCTGCTCGTGCGCCATGGTGAAACGGCACACAACGCCAGCGGCCAGTGTCAGGGGCGACTCGATGTGCCCATGAGCGCGCAAGGCGAGGCACAGGTGCAACGCCTGCGGTCGCGTTTGGTGGCGTCGGGTGCGCTCGATGCACTCTCCGTCGCGTACACCTCGCCCCTCACACGGGCCGTCCGCACCAGTGAATTGCTGTTGCCCGACGCGATCCCTCCGGCAACCGTAGACGACGATTTGGCGGAATTGTCCTACGGTCGCTGGCAGGGCACCACACCGACCGACTGGCCGCCAGGGGCCGACGCCCAATGGCGCACCGATCCCTGGTCGCTGGAGTTTCCGGACGGTGAGTCGCTGGCCGCAGTGCGCACGCGGGCGCTACGGGCGCTCGGTCGCATCGTGCACCAGCACCCCGGAGAATCGGTGTTGGTGTCAGCGCATGGACACCTCAACCGCGTGCTGCTGCTCGACGCACTCGGGATGTCGCCGCTCGACTTCTGGAGCCTGCGTCAGCCCAATGCCGATGCCTGGTGGATAACCTGCTCGGTGGACGACGCGCAGACGCTGCAATTCCACGCGGCCGTGCGTGCCGAGCCGCCGGTCACGGAAACCACGGCACAACGGGCGATCGACGGCAAGACCAAACCACTCGGCGCCCTTGGTGCGCTCGAACCCTGTGCCATACGTCTGGCGCTGCTGCAACAGACACTCGCCCCGCGGATCGACCACGCGCGTATCTGCGTATTCGGCGCCGATCACGGCATCGCGGAAGAAGGGGTGAGCGCCTATCCCCGTGCCGTCACCGCCGAGATGATGCGCAACTTCGCGCGTGGCGGTGCCGCCATCAACGTGCTCGCACGCACCAACGACACCGATGTCGAAGTCATCGACGTGGGTGTGGATGCCGATCTGTCGGCACTTTCATCACTGCGACACGCCAAGGTACGCCACGGGTCACGCAACATGCTGCGCGAGGCCGCGCTCAGCGAAGACGAACTGGCCCAGGCGCTGGAGGTCGGGGCATCGGCCGTGCGACGCGCCGTACGCGCCGGCATGGACGTGGTGGGCCTCGGCGAAATGGGGATCGGCAACACCACCGCAGCGGCGGCGCTGCTCTCCGCGCTGACCGGACGTGCCCCCGAACTGACCGTGGGTGCGGGGACGGGGGTGCATGGTGAGGCGCTCACCCACAAACGCGATGTGGTGACGCGCGCGCTCGCATTGCACGGCAGCCGCCGCGCGGCGCAGAGCGCCCGTGAGTGTCTGCGTCGTGTCGGCGGACTGGAGCTGGCGGCGATGGCCGGTGCGACACTCGAAGCCTCCCGGCATCCGGTGGTGTTGCTCGTGGACGGGTTCATTTCCACGGTCTCCGTACTCGCCGCTGCCTACATGGCCGAGGAAAGTGCGGAGGGCTCCAGCACACTGCTCCGTCGTGTTTTCCTTTCACACCGCTCCACCGAAGTAGGGCACGTCATTGCCATCGAAGCGCTTGCTGCCCTGAGCGGACGTGCCCTTCGTCCGTTGCTCGAACTGGATATGCGCCTGGGAGAAGGATCGGGAGCGGTCCTCACGGTACCACTGCTCCGGGCAGCGGCGGCAATCATGTCCGACATGGCCACATTTGCGGAAGCCGGCGTGTCGGCTGGCGAACAGGCACCGTCGCACGAGGATAGCGGGCGGTGA